In a single window of the bacterium genome:
- a CDS encoding MerR family transcriptional regulator: MEINIPDKLFFSIGEVSRLTKVESYVLRDWEGEFKQLKPQKDGDGKRSYTKKDIELILQIKKLLWEDLYTRDGAKKQLEAPKNGLKKSHDHELVNIIKDINKELTDIRAILNR, translated from the coding sequence ATGGAAATCAATATACCTGATAAACTCTTTTTCTCAATAGGCGAGGTAAGCAGACTCACGAAAGTGGAGTCGTATGTGCTGCGTGACTGGGAAGGAGAATTTAAGCAGTTAAAACCTCAAAAGGACGGCGATGGTAAAAGGAGTTATACTAAAAAAGATATAGAGCTTATACTGCAAATAAAAAAGCTTCTGTGGGAAGATTTATATACAAGAGATGGCGCAAAGAAACAACTTGAAGCACCAAAGAACGGCTTAAAGAAGTCACATGACCATGAACTAGTTAATATAATAAAAGATATCAATAAAGAGCTTACTGATATACGAGCTATTTTAAATAGGTAA
- a CDS encoding NAD(P)H-dependent glycerol-3-phosphate dehydrogenase: MNNKKICVLGAGGWGTTLAIHLYKKGLEVSLWEAFPDYAEVLLKQRKNPKFLPEIDIPAEIYITSKIDEAISEASLVVYAVPSHVMRKVAKSSHVPEGVVKLSVAKGIENKTLKRMSEIIAEETDNTNIIVLSGPSHAEEVARGIPTTVVVSGKDMDVAKHVQTIFMARDFRVYTNSDVIGVELGGALKNIIAIAAGISDGLGFGDNTKSALLTRGLAEIRRLGAKMGANPHTFSGLSGIGDLITTCTSKHSRNRFVGEQIAKGRTLSQILDSMSMVSEGVKTTQSAYFLSKKHSVDMPITTEIYEVLFNNKDPRKAVMDLMTRDAKSEIE; encoded by the coding sequence ATGAATAATAAAAAAATCTGTGTGCTTGGAGCTGGCGGATGGGGAACAACATTAGCTATTCATCTTTATAAAAAGGGGTTAGAGGTTTCTTTATGGGAAGCATTTCCTGATTATGCAGAGGTTCTCCTTAAACAGAGAAAGAATCCAAAGTTTCTGCCAGAAATAGACATACCTGCTGAAATTTATATAACATCCAAAATAGATGAAGCCATATCAGAGGCTTCTTTAGTAGTTTATGCTGTGCCTTCCCATGTGATGAGAAAGGTCGCAAAAAGTTCTCATGTTCCAGAAGGAGTTGTAAAACTGAGTGTTGCAAAAGGCATTGAGAATAAAACATTAAAAAGGATGTCAGAGATAATCGCAGAAGAGACAGATAATACCAATATTATTGTTCTGTCAGGCCCATCTCATGCAGAAGAGGTGGCAAGGGGAATCCCTACTACAGTTGTGGTTTCCGGGAAAGATATGGATGTTGCGAAACATGTTCAAACAATTTTTATGGCTCGCGATTTTAGAGTATATACAAATTCTGATGTAATTGGCGTTGAATTAGGCGGTGCGCTGAAAAACATAATAGCTATAGCTGCTGGGATTTCTGATGGCCTTGGTTTTGGAGATAATACAAAGTCTGCCTTGCTTACCAGAGGATTGGCAGAGATCAGAAGGCTTGGTGCAAAAATGGGAGCAAACCCCCACACCTTTTCCGGTTTGAGTGGTATAGGTGATTTAATTACAACTTGCACAAGTAAACACAGCAGAAACAGGTTTGTAGGCGAGCAGATTGCAAAGGGAAGGACACTTAGCCAAATCCTTGATTCAATGTCAATGGTATCAGAAGGTGTAAAAACAACTCAGTCAGCATACTTTCTTTCAAAAAAACATAGTGTAGATATGCCAATAACAACTGAAATTTACGAAGTGCTTTTTAATAATAAAGATCCGCGAAAAGCAGTTATGGATTTAATGACAAGAGATGCAAAATCAGAAATAGAATAA
- a CDS encoding type II toxin-antitoxin system RelE/ParE family toxin: MSDFRIFETDEFAKQFKKLSSHDAVFLRKKLDSYVYPQIKTKPFWGNNIKKLQGYSPDTWRYRIGKFRLFYIIDKNERIVFILTVDDRKNAYKK, encoded by the coding sequence TTGTCTGATTTTCGGATATTTGAAACCGACGAGTTTGCAAAGCAGTTTAAGAAGCTATCGTCGCACGATGCTGTTTTTTTGCGCAAGAAACTTGATAGCTATGTCTATCCCCAAATCAAGACAAAGCCTTTCTGGGGGAATAACATCAAGAAGCTTCAGGGGTATTCCCCCGATACTTGGCGATACAGAATCGGCAAGTTCAGACTCTTCTACATTATAGATAAGAATGAACGGATAGTTTTCATCCTTACTGTTGATGATCGAAAGAATGCCTACAAGAAGTGA
- a CDS encoding CopG family transcriptional regulator yields MSKTVTLRLDDKIYQRFRGMAINDNRPLSNFIETAALRFVEEHEYVDEFEMAEIKDNASLNLSIKNGLCDAKARRGCFV; encoded by the coding sequence ATGTCTAAAACTGTAACATTGAGACTTGATGACAAGATATACCAGAGATTTCGAGGCATGGCAATCAATGACAATCGGCCGCTTTCAAACTTTATTGAGACCGCTGCTCTGCGCTTCGTGGAAGAACACGAGTACGTGGATGAATTCGAAATGGCGGAAATCAAAGATAACGCAAGCTTGAACCTCAGTATTAAAAACGGTCTTTGTGATGCAAAAGCCAGACGAGGTTGCTTTGTCTGA
- the plsY gene encoding glycerol-3-phosphate 1-O-acyltransferase PlsY, whose translation MTIILKILAMIAVSYLLGAIPTGFIIGKLIKKIDIREFGSGNVGAANAFRVLGIIPGIITLIIDIAKGLICASIIAAYFHRGCSDQLCNLFQIIAGTSSIIGHNWTIFLDFKGGKGVATSTGVFLAIAPIPILLCVAVWGICALITRYVSLSSIVAAISLPIFIGVFNFRIENLVFGIIAAVFVVIRHKSNIKRLLHGTENRIGKKGKTSP comes from the coding sequence ATGACAATTATATTGAAAATCCTGGCAATGATTGCAGTAAGTTATCTCTTGGGGGCAATTCCAACAGGTTTTATAATTGGGAAATTAATAAAAAAAATTGATATTAGAGAGTTTGGAAGTGGGAATGTAGGAGCAGCTAATGCATTTAGAGTGCTTGGGATTATTCCCGGAATTATAACACTGATTATTGATATTGCCAAAGGCCTGATTTGCGCAAGTATAATAGCCGCATATTTTCATAGAGGTTGTTCAGATCAGTTGTGTAATTTGTTTCAAATAATAGCGGGAACAAGTTCAATAATAGGTCATAACTGGACTATATTTTTGGATTTTAAAGGAGGAAAAGGAGTTGCAACAAGCACAGGTGTATTTCTCGCTATAGCACCAATTCCTATACTGTTATGCGTCGCAGTATGGGGAATATGCGCTTTAATCACAAGATATGTCTCGCTCTCCTCTATAGTAGCTGCAATAAGTCTGCCTATTTTCATAGGTGTTTTTAATTTCAGGATTGAGAATCTTGTTTTTGGAATAATTGCAGCAGTGTTTGTTGTTATAAGACACAAAAGCAACATAAAAAGACTTTTGCATGGAACGGAAAACAGGATTGGGAAGAAAGGAAAAACATCCCCCTAG
- the der gene encoding ribosome biogenesis GTPase Der: METEKRNPIVAILGRPNVGKSTLFNRIIGQRKSIVDSFSGLTRDRIYGTGLWGGKSFEIIDTGGLNFESLDNISAQVRAQVDVAIVQADFIIFMVDAKTGVLPVDKEIIDKIRRTDKKYIVVVNKVDTEAKTNDIYDFYQFGTDELLPISASHGLNINTLLDKVTEDFSDRENAVSSDEIRIAIVGGPNVGKSSYVNAILGDERLIVDKEPGTTRDAVDSFLKYKNASFVLVDTAGIRARNKLKTDVERYSVIRAQKAIQLSDVAILIIDITKGPTREDKKIASFICEQGKGIIIAINKADLSKKLGIDKGIWLEQFKANLKFLNFASVIFISALKKEKIFTVMDMAFNVHKCYTERISTAVLNKMLEDAKKRRPFSSTSSKQLKIKYITQVSTCPPTFALFVNNRNLIMEDYLNYLKNNLYDNFGFEGVPIRFKIKETT, from the coding sequence ATGGAGACAGAAAAGCGTAACCCCATTGTTGCAATTCTAGGTCGTCCCAATGTTGGCAAATCAACGCTTTTCAACAGGATAATTGGACAAAGAAAAAGTATAGTAGACTCTTTTTCCGGTCTAACACGGGACAGAATCTATGGAACTGGTCTATGGGGAGGCAAAAGCTTTGAGATTATAGATACTGGAGGTCTGAATTTCGAGAGTTTGGATAATATATCTGCGCAGGTTAGAGCACAAGTTGATGTAGCTATTGTTCAGGCAGATTTTATAATTTTCATGGTTGATGCCAAGACAGGTGTTCTTCCAGTAGATAAAGAGATTATAGATAAAATTCGAAGGACAGATAAAAAATATATTGTAGTTGTTAATAAGGTAGACACTGAAGCGAAGACTAATGATATTTATGATTTCTATCAGTTTGGAACTGATGAACTTTTGCCAATTTCAGCATCTCATGGTTTAAATATTAATACTTTATTAGACAAGGTAACAGAGGATTTTTCTGATAGAGAAAATGCAGTATCATCCGATGAGATAAGAATAGCTATTGTTGGGGGTCCAAATGTTGGAAAGTCTTCCTATGTAAATGCAATACTCGGCGATGAAAGACTTATAGTAGACAAGGAGCCAGGTACAACAAGGGATGCTGTAGATAGCTTTCTAAAGTACAAAAACGCAAGTTTTGTATTAGTTGACACAGCAGGTATTAGAGCGAGAAACAAACTAAAGACAGACGTTGAAAGATATAGTGTAATAAGAGCGCAAAAAGCTATACAACTATCCGATGTAGCGATCTTAATTATAGATATAACGAAAGGGCCAACGCGGGAGGATAAAAAAATAGCCTCTTTTATCTGTGAACAGGGAAAGGGAATAATAATAGCAATTAATAAGGCAGATCTATCAAAAAAGCTGGGTATTGATAAGGGAATATGGCTCGAACAGTTTAAAGCTAACTTAAAGTTTCTTAATTTTGCATCAGTGATTTTTATATCCGCATTGAAAAAAGAAAAGATATTTACGGTCATGGACATGGCCTTTAATGTACATAAATGTTATACGGAACGCATAAGTACTGCAGTGCTTAACAAGATGTTAGAAGATGCGAAAAAACGCAGGCCGTTCTCTTCTACATCCAGCAAGCAGTTGAAAATAAAATATATAACTCAAGTATCAACCTGCCCGCCTACATTTGCTTTGTTTGTTAATAATAGAAATTTGATTATGGAAGACTATCTAAACTATCTGAAAAATAATCTGTATGATAATTTCGGGTTTGAAGGTGTTCCAATAAGGTTTAAAATAAAGGAAACAACATGA
- a CDS encoding CDP-alcohol phosphatidyltransferase family protein, with protein sequence MNTANFLTVFRILLVPVFAIFLHKGTPETRLIALGIFFIAGITDAIDGLIARKRDQVSKFGKHIDPIADKILLITAFIMLMMDGSIPVFLTIVVVARDVIIISGFLILYVVLGGLEPKPSKVSKCTTFLQIFTIIYALLNIKVPSISFIVWTTMVFTVISGINYTIHGVKLLNGDRKA encoded by the coding sequence ATGAATACGGCAAATTTTTTGACTGTTTTTAGGATATTACTGGTGCCTGTCTTTGCTATTTTTCTACACAAAGGAACACCAGAAACTAGACTCATAGCTCTAGGCATATTTTTTATTGCTGGTATAACAGATGCCATAGACGGCTTAATTGCCCGCAAGAGAGATCAAGTGTCCAAATTCGGTAAACACATTGATCCAATAGCAGATAAGATACTTCTTATAACAGCTTTTATAATGCTAATGATGGATGGGAGCATTCCTGTTTTTCTTACAATCGTAGTCGTTGCGCGTGATGTAATTATCATATCCGGTTTTTTAATACTTTACGTTGTTTTAGGAGGTCTTGAGCCCAAGCCCTCAAAAGTTAGCAAATGTACTACCTTTTTGCAAATTTTCACGATCATTTATGCTTTGTTAAATATAAAAGTTCCTTCAATAAGTTTCATTGTATGGACAACAATGGTTTTTACAGTGATATCAGGAATTAATTATACTATACATGGAGTAAAGCTATTAAATGGAGACAGAAAAGCGTAA